TATTTCTGTAGCTATTGAGCCCAAAACTAAAGCGGATCAGGAAAAATTAGGTTTGGCTTTAAAAGAGTTTTTGGATGAAGACCCCACTTTAAAGGTTTCTTATGATGAGGAGACAGGGCAAACTTTGGTTTCTGGAATGGGTGAGCTGCATTTAGAGATTTTGGTTGACAGGATGAAGCGGGAGTTTGGCGTAGAAGCTAATGTTTCCAAGCCCAGAGTTGCCTATAAAGAAACTATCCGTAAGACTACTAAAGCTGAGGGCAAATTTATTCGTCAAACTGGTGGGCGAGGTCAGTACGGCCATGTCTGGTTGCGTCTCGAGCCTTTAGAAAGAGGAGCAGGGTTTAAATTTCTTAATGAAATTAAAGGCGGTATAATCCCAAGCGAATTTATCCCGGCAGTAGAAAAAGGCGTTAAAGAGGCAATGCAAAAAGGAGTTGTTGCTGGCTATCCGGTGGCTGATGTTTCTGTAGCTTTATACGATGGAAGTTTTCATGAAGTTGATTCTTCTGAATTGGCTTTTAAGATTGCTGCCACCAAAGCCTTTCAAGAAGCGGCAAAACAGGCTGATCCTTATTTACTTGAACCAATAATGGATCTTGAGGTAGTGGTACCAGAAGAATATTTAGGTCAGGTTAACGGTGATTTAAACAGCCGGCGGGCTCAAATTGAGAGTATTTCTCCAAGGGGTAATCTTCAGGTTATTAAAAGCAAAGTGCCTTTGGCAGAGATGTTTGGTTATGCTACTACTTTAAGATCTCTTACTTCTGGTCGGGGAGCCTTTGTTATGCAGTTTGATCACTATGCTGAAGTGCCTAAAAGTATTGCTCAGGAGATAATCGAGGGCAAGCGCTGATTATAGTTCTATCTTTTAAGTTTTGGAACAGTTATAATTTGTGCTAAAATAGTTTTGTAATGGCTGTATATTTTTTTGAGGTTGAGCCGTGGGAAGAACGTTATCTAAAAAAAGAGTTTCCTAGAGCAAAATTTTATTCTTCTAAATTGACCTCCCGTAAGTTAAAAGATTGTCAAAACGCAGAGGTTATTTCCACTTTTATTTACTCCAAGGTTAATGCTCAAAAATTAGAAAAGTTGCCAAAATTAAAACTTATTGCTACTCGTTCCACAGGCTTTGACCATATTGATATTGAGGCTTGTCAAAAAAAGGGTGTTAAAGTAAGCAATGTCCCCACTTATGGGGAAAATACAGTGGCTGAACACGCTTTTGCTTTGATTCTGGCTTTGTCCCGCAAAATTGTGCCCTCAGTAGAGAGGGCTAGAATGGGAGATTTTAACCTCTCTGGTCTTAGGGGTTTTGATCTTAAAGATAAAACTATTGGTGTTTTAGGTACAGGTAATATTGGCGCCCATATAGTGCGGATTGCTTATGGGTTTGAAATGAAAATTTTGGCTTATGATCTTCAGCCAAACTCAGAGCTTGTTAAAAAATACGGGGTTTCTTATACATCCTCTTTAAAAGAGCTTTTCCGCCGTTCTGATATTATCACTCTTCATTTGCCTCTTAACAAGCACACCTATCATTTGGTGGATAAAGAGATTTTGGCAGAAACAAAGAAAGGTGCTTACTTAATTAACACTGCACGAGGAGGTTTAATTGATTCAGAAGCTTTGGTTTGGGCTTTGGAGGAGAATATTTTAGCTGGCGCTGGTTTAGATGTTTTAGAAGAAGAGCCTCTTATTAAGGAGGAAAGGGAACTTTTGCACAAAAACTTAGAGCTTTCAGCAATGAGAGATATTTTGGCAGACCAAATTCTTTTACGCCATCCTAAAGTTATTGTTACCCCTCATAATGCTTTTAACAGCAGTGAAGCTTTGGAGAGGATTTTAAAAACCACAATAAAGAATATCCGCGCCTTTTTAAAAGGCAGAGCAATTAATGTGGTCTCTAAATAGAGTTTTTGAGTAGTGAGTTGTTTAATGATTTTTAGTATTAAACTAAGACATAATTTACATATATAAAAAAGCTCCCCAAAGGAGGGGAGTTTAGTTTTTATTGGGACAGTTCCAGATAACGTGCCAGCCAGAGCATAAGTGCGACTATTCCAAATAGCAGAACAGCAGAGAAAAAATTGATTATTTTCTCCTTTTTCATTTCGCAACCTCCTGAAGATCAAGGATCTGTAAGCTACGTAGATATTAAAATATTCAACTGCAAAAAGCAACAAAAATTAGTTAAATATACAAATTACATTTTTTCCTTTTTGCCACTTTTATTCTTTACCATTTTTTACTACTTCTTCTCTAAACCACCACCCTTCTCACTTTATTACCTAAAAATTATATTCCAATGTTCTTAAGAATGTCAGAATAAAAACCACTTTCTTTTTGCTATTTTTATACCTTTCCCCTAACTTTTATCTCTAACCCCAAACTCTTAAATTTGTTAATAATATTTTCATATCCTCGTTCAATGTGCTCAATTCCATAAACCTTTGAAGTCCCTTTGGCAATAGCAGCAGCAATTAAATAAGAAAAACCAGCTCTAATATCTGGAACAACAATAGTGCCGCCTTTAAGCGGGGTTTTGCCAAAAATTATACAGCTATGAAAAAAGTTTTTTTGATAAAAACGGCAAGGGTCAAAATTCAAGCAACGGGTAGAAAGTTTTATATTCGCCCCCATTTTTACTAATTCATTCGTATAACCAAAACGATTTTCAAACACTGTTTCATGGACAACTGACTCGCCTTTAGCTTGAGTCAAAAGAATAACAAAAGGAGCTTGCCAATCGGTCATAAAACCGGGATGAACATTGGTTTCAATACTAATAGCTTTTAGTTTCCGCGGATTAGACCAAAATCTAATTCCATCTTCTTTTACTTCAAATTCCGCGCCCACTAAACGGATTTTATTCAGAAAAGTGAGAAGGTTAAGTTGGGAAGCTCCTTTAATGAAGGCGTCACCCCCTGAAGCAACTACAGCGCAGGCAAAAGAAACAGCTTCAGTTCTATCTAAGATAACTCTGTGCTTAAAACCTTTTAGCTTTTTTACTCCTTTAATAACAAAAGTGCGATCGCTCCTAATTTCTATAATCGTTCCCATTTTTTGAAGTACTAACATTAAATCAATAATTTCAGGTTCAATAGCGGCATTTCTAATTATTGTCCGTCCTTCAGCCAAAGAAGCACACAAAAGTA
This portion of the bacterium genome encodes:
- a CDS encoding hydroxyacid dehydrogenase, producing the protein MAVYFFEVEPWEERYLKKEFPRAKFYSSKLTSRKLKDCQNAEVISTFIYSKVNAQKLEKLPKLKLIATRSTGFDHIDIEACQKKGVKVSNVPTYGENTVAEHAFALILALSRKIVPSVERARMGDFNLSGLRGFDLKDKTIGVLGTGNIGAHIVRIAYGFEMKILAYDLQPNSELVKKYGVSYTSSLKELFRRSDIITLHLPLNKHTYHLVDKEILAETKKGAYLINTARGGLIDSEALVWALEENILAGAGLDVLEEEPLIKEERELLHKNLELSAMRDILADQILLRHPKVIVTPHNAFNSSEALERILKTTIKNIRAFLKGRAINVVSK
- the murA gene encoding UDP-N-acetylglucosamine 1-carboxyvinyltransferase, with product MNTEKSKVAQGRHYEIKPKGPLKGEIELSGAKNAATKQIIASLLTDEECVLENIPDILDTRLTMGMCHDVGSEFSFKNGVLKITTKKIKKPEISASYTGRNRVPILFFGPLLHRYGKAIVPVVGGDKIGKRPIDFHLNALKKMGADIKKRGSKYIVRAKKLHGADIFLPFPSVGATENVLLCASLAEGRTIIRNAAIEPEIIDLMLVLQKMGTIIEIRSDRTFVIKGVKKLKGFKHRVILDRTEAVSFACAVVASGGDAFIKGASQLNLLTFLNKIRLVGAEFEVKEDGIRFWSNPRKLKAISIETNVHPGFMTDWQAPFVILLTQAKGESVVHETVFENRFGYTNELVKMGANIKLSTRCLNFDPCRFYQKNFFHSCIIFGKTPLKGGTIVVPDIRAGFSYLIAAAIAKGTSKVYGIEHIERGYENIINKFKSLGLEIKVRGKV